The sequence TTCACCTGCGCGATCAGACCGTTGTCATCGACGCAGTAGTGATGCAACAGGGTGCCGCGAGGCGCTTCGCCAACCCCCACAGCCTCACGGCCATTCAGCTCCGCGTGGGCACGCACATGGGTTGCGGTGATCTCAGGATCATCGAGCAACTGCTGCATCTGCTCGAGACAGGCCAGGATTTCCACCAAGCGCGCTAGGTGATACAGCAAGGAGGCCGTCACCACCCGGCCACCACGCTGACGGAACTCCATCAGCTCCCGATCAGCCCTGTCGGTGCCAATCCGCTCACACAAATTCAGGCGGGCCAGTGGACCGACGCGATAGGCGCCAGCCTCCGGTCCCAAGGGCCGGTAGTAGGGCGCTTTGAGGTAGCTCGAGGCATCGACGGACTCGGCAATCCAACTGGAGTAGTGCTCAGGCTGCAGGCCATCGGCCAACCGCCGCCCCTCGCTATCGATCACGCGAATGCCGAGACAGCTGGGGCCATCGCAATGCTCCCAGCGATCCCCGTGGGCCACCAGGCCAAGAAACAGAGAAGGGAAAGCCCCGAAGACCTCCAGTTCCTCGCGCAGTTGCTGATCGAGCAACTGCTTCAACAACGCCAAGGCGTGATCCACCACGACGAAGGCTTCGGGCAAACCGCTGCAGATCTGATCTCGGCCGGAGCGGCTCAAGGGACTGCGAACCCCACCTGGCACGGCCCAGGCCGGGTGAATCTTCCTACCCCCCAGCTGATCGATCACGCCCTGGCCAAACTGCCGCAGGCGGATGCCATTGCGAGCCAGATCCGGGTTGGCGGCAATCAGGCCAAACAAGTTGCGCTGCGCAGGATCGCTATCCCAACCCAAGACCAAGTCAGGGCTGCTCAGGTGAAAGAAAGAGAGCGCGTGGGACTGAATGATCTGGGCAAGATTCATCAAGCGACGCAACTTCTCAGCCGCCGGTGGAATCGAGACCGCCAAAAGCTTGTCACCGGTCCGCGCCGCCGCCAGTAGGTGACTCACCGGACAGATTCCACAGATACGGGCGGTGATTCCCGCCATTTCCGTAAAGGGACGTCCGCGGCAAAACGCTTCAAAGCCCCGGAACTCTCCGACGTGCAGCTGGGCGCTCTCGACGGCTCCCTGGTCGTCCAGCTGGATTGAAATTTTGGCGTGGCCCTCGATGCGGGTCACCGGATCAATACGGATCGTTCGCATCAAAAACACGTCACCCCAATCGGATCTGAT is a genomic window of Synechococcus sp. A10-1-5-1 containing:
- a CDS encoding Ni/Fe hydrogenase subunit alpha: MMRTIRIDPVTRIEGHAKISIQLDDQGAVESAQLHVGEFRGFEAFCRGRPFTEMAGITARICGICPVSHLLAAARTGDKLLAVSIPPAAEKLRRLMNLAQIIQSHALSFFHLSSPDLVLGWDSDPAQRNLFGLIAANPDLARNGIRLRQFGQGVIDQLGGRKIHPAWAVPGGVRSPLSRSGRDQICSGLPEAFVVVDHALALLKQLLDQQLREELEVFGAFPSLFLGLVAHGDRWEHCDGPSCLGIRVIDSEGRRLADGLQPEHYSSWIAESVDASSYLKAPYYRPLGPEAGAYRVGPLARLNLCERIGTDRADRELMEFRQRGGRVVTASLLYHLARLVEILACLEQMQQLLDDPEITATHVRAHAELNGREAVGVGEAPRGTLLHHYCVDDNGLIAQVNLIIATGQNVRAMNRTITQIAQHYLHGSRLQEALLNRVEAGIRCYDPCLSCSTHAAGQMPLQLQLWSRDGQLLQELMRG